A genomic region of Venturia canescens isolate UGA chromosome 7, ASM1945775v1, whole genome shotgun sequence contains the following coding sequences:
- the Ca-alpha1D gene encoding muscle calcium channel subunit alpha-1 isoform X11, translated as MNTGNDNGDVSGPGVAVGNGARVTNYSNIGQTPTAENNNAPSTNETPINDPTGANNALQPAESKAAAAAAAEKKRPARRGKPPPDRPVRALFCLPLKNPLRKLCISIVEWKPFEWVILTTIFANCVALAVYTPFPCGDSNQTNLYLEKIEYIFLVVFTLECVMKIIAYGFVAHPGAYLRNGWNMLDFTIVVIGMVSTILTILIKEGFDVKALRAFRVLRPLRLVSGVPSLQVVLNSILRAMVPLLHIALLVLFVIIIYAIIGLELFSGKLHKTCRSNLTEEMMEDPHPCGDQGFQCSSLGDEYYCSRRYWEGPNNGITNFDNFGLAMLTVFQCVTLEGWTDVLYDIEDAMGSTWQWLYFISMVILGAFFVMNLILGVLSGEFSKEREKAKARGDFHKLREKQQIEDDLRGYLDWITQGEDIDAEADEMTQMQDGKPKQQSEMESTDRLEGDEEGMQQESTWKRKKRDFDRVNRRMRRACRKAVKSQAFYWLIIVLVFLNTGVLATEHYRQPDWLDEFQDYTNTVFIALFSMEMLLKMYSLGFQGYFVSLFNRFDCFVVIGSISEMILTNTEIMPPLGVSVLRCVRLLRVFKVTKYWRSLSNLVASLLNSIQSIASLLLLLFLFIVIFALLGMQVFGGKFNFDDLQDKSRSNFDSFWQSLLTVFQILTGEDWNAVMYVGIRAYGGVASHGILACVYFIILFICGNYILLNVFLAIAVDNLADAESLTAIEKEAEEEAEKNKSHSGSPARDEMSGDGGEDGGDLTGGEDEGEGTDLEQDPNETMDDYEVAMDEEMSKDGEESNRHGKVRLNIDSDDEDLDHGMEDEEDEEGDGHMNDDGGEGISARPRRMSEYKQGGTEKQPIPPGSSFFIFSQTSRFRVFCHWLCNHSHFGNVILVCIMVSSAMLAAEDPLRATSYRNQILNSFDYFFTTVFTIEILLKMVSYGFVLHDGAFCRSAFNLLDLLVVCVSLISMVWRSNAISIVKILRVLRVLRPLRAINRAKGLKYVVKCVIVAIKTIGNIMLVTYLLQFMFAVIGVQLFKGKFFACNDESKVTEAECRGTYLVFEDGNINRPVMKGRAWKRNDFHFDDVAKAMLTLFTVSTFEGWPSLLYVSIDSNRENYGPIHNFRPIVAAYYIIYIIIIAFFMVNIFVGFVIVTFQNEGEQEYKNCELDKNQRNCIEFALKAKPVRRYIPKHRIQYKVWWFVTSQPFEYTIFTLIIINTITLAMKFYNQPDPYTHALDVLNMIFTAVFALEFVFKLAAFRFKNYFGDAWNVFDFIIVLGSFIDIVYSEVNPGSNIISINFFRLFRVMRLVKLLSRGEGIRTLLWTFIKSFQALPYVALLIVMLFFIYAVIGMQVFGKIVLDDDTAIHRNNNFQTFPQAVLVLFRSATGESWQNIMLACSSRPGKVKCDPKSDDENNPAGCGNDIAFPYFISFYVLCSFLIINLFVAVIMDNFDYLTRDWSILGPHHLDEFIRLWSEYDPDAKGRIKHLDVVTLLRKISPPLGFGKLCPHRVACKRLVSMNMPLNSDGTVLFNATLFAVVRTSLRIKTEGNIDECNASLRAVIKKIWKRTSPKLLDQVVPPPGGDDEVTVGKFYATFLIQDYFRRFKKRKEQEMKDGDKDCQNTVTLQAGLRTLHEAGPELKRAISGNLEELLDDNPEPMHRRNHSLFGSVWSSMRRGHQHFHRAKSLKTSANNAPKASPTNSIDFLPYSSLQRAGVLDGGNSVTARSHQVVPNVAGGLSDSAMNQLVMDSRLSGLEENIPLRPLAVFADSRLQPSNIQNPYKVLDLQDGIERQLTPPTPPPRRNLPGSTTATTTATTSQPSTTTTATSTTSTTTSTSATTTPAASSGGTIALTTTERNDTSTDSTTSLSPSPSFGSSSNSAACYYSYASRGCCVDLVAWGHQHAALEDEEADTSPEEGGCSSASGKRNKWRKRTKKSKTTFSNGTKGVAALAPSTRYSATGGGSSGPLERISSKTRKRRDHTGEGGKAITSRGVDPTGGRNPNNGDRSIANGLKLAQTQAIAVAGYLADVDTRQWRGCESCFSHRASFHGRVSWAGESNGGVGTERLSHSLPGSPADRKPNFEVIGSAESLVGRVLVEQGLGKYCDPDFVKYTSREMQEALDMTREEMDRAAHQLLLQERRGHPLTFQLQQSMDQHWNESNQQQGPREIAYQQLREPLSFEQQQQQQHQHQQQQQQYRHQQPPS; from the exons ATGAACACGGGGAATGATAATGGTGACGTTTCGGGTCCCGGTGTTGCGGTCGGTAACGGGGCCCGTGTCACTAATTATTCAAACATCGGCCAAACACCAACTGCTGAAAACAACAATGCCCCAAGTACGAACGAGACACCGATCAACGATCCTACCGGGGCCAATAATGCGCTGCAACCTGCTGAATCAAAAGCGGCCGCGGCTGCCGCAGCGGAGAAAAAACGTCCCGCGAGAAGGGGCAAACCTCCACCGGACCGACCTGTCAGAGCTCTATTTTGTTTACCACTCAAAAATCCATTGAGGAAGTTGTGCATCAGTATCGTCGAATGGAA ACCTTTCGAATGGGTTATTCTAACAACTATATTCGCTAACTGCGTGGCTTTGGCCGTTTACACTCCATTTCCTTGCGGTGATTCGAATCAGACGAATCTGTACTTG gaaaaaatagaataCATCTTCCTCGTTGTGTTTACCCTCGAATGCGTGATGAAGATTATTGCATACGGATTCGTGGCCCATCCTGGCGCTTATCTTCGAAACGGATGGAACATGCTGGATTTTACAATCGTTGTCATAGG CATGGTCAGTACAATATTGACGATATTGATAAAGGAAGGCTTCGACGTGAAAGCTCTGAGAGCTTTCAGGGTCTTACGACCACTTCGTCTCGTCTCAGGTGTTCCAA gtCTTCAGGTCGTTCTCAATTCCATTCTTCGGGCTATGGTGCCGTTGCTCCACATTGCTCTTCTCGTACTCTTCGTCATCATAATCTACGCTATAATTGGCCTCGAGCTCTTCTCCGGAAAGTTGCATAAAACTTGTCGCAGCAATCTCACCG agGAAATGATGGAAGACCCACATCCGTGTGGCGATCAGGGTTTCCAGTGCAGCAGCCTTGGCGATGAATATTATTGCAGTCGTCGGTATTGGGAAGGTCCAAACAATGGTATCACcaatttcgataatttcgGACTTGCGATGTTGACCGTCTTCCAATGTGTTACTCTCGAGGGATGGACCGACGTACTTTACGAC ATCGAAGACGCAATGGGGAGTACGTGGCAGTGGCTCTACTTCATTTCCATGGTGATTCTTGGGGCATTTTTCGTCATGAATCTGATTCTTGGTGTGTTGTCCGG AGAATTCTccaaggaaagagagaaagcaaaAGCTCGTGGCGACTTTCATAAACTCCGGGAAAAACAACAGATCGAGGATGACTTAAGGGGCTACTTGGACTGGATCACTCAAGGCGAGGATATCGATGCGGAGGCTGATGAAATGACCCAAATGCAAGATGGAAAAC CCAAACAACAGAGCGAGATGGAAAGCACGGATCGGCTGGAAGGTGATGAGGAAGGAATGCAGCAGGAATCCacgtggaaaagaaaaaaacgagattttgacag GGTGAATCGACGAATGAGAAGAGCGTGTCGGAAAGCCGTAAAATCTCAAGCATTTTACTGGCTCATCATAGTTCTGGTGTTTCTAAACACAGGGGTATTGGCAACCGAGCATTACAGGCAACCAGACTGGCTGGACGAGTTCCAAG ATTACACGAATACGGTTTTCATTGCTCTGTTCTCCATGGAGATGTTGCTCAAAATGTACAGTTTGGGATTTCAg GGCTACTTCGTGTCGCTTTTCAACCGCTTTGATTGCTTCGTCGTGATCGGCTCAATCAGTGAAATGATATTGACCAACACCGAAATCATGCCACCTCTCGGTGTATCCGTACTCCGCTGTGTCCGATTGCTTCGTGTCTTCAAAGTCACAAA gTACTGGCGATCTTTGTCCAATTTAGTAGCATCCTTGCTCAACTCGATACAATCGATCGCCTCGCTTCTCTTGCTTCTCTTCCttttcatcgttatttttgCACTTCTGGGAATGCAGGTGTTCGGTGGTAAATTCAATTTCGACGATCTTCAGGATAAATCACGAAGCAATTTCGACAGCTTTTGGCAGAGCTTGCTGACAGTATTTCAG ATTTTGACCGGTGAAGATTGGAACGCAGTTATGTACGTGGGAATTCGAGCGTACGGGGGTGTCGCGAGCCACGGAATTCTCGCATGCGTTTATTTCATAATTCTCTTCATTTGCGGCAATT ACATCCTGCTGAACGTCTTCTTGGCTATCGCCGTCGACAATCTCGCCGATGCCGAATCGCTAACAGCCATTGAGAAGGAAGCTGAAGAAGAAGCAGAGAAAAACAAATCTCACAGTGGTTCTCCGGCACGTGATGAAATGAGTGGCGACGGAGGAGAGGACGGAGGCGATCTAACGGGAGGCGAAGACGAAGGCGAGGGCACCGATCTCGAGCAGGATCCTAACGAAACAATGGACGATTATGAAGTCGCCATGGACGAAGAGAT GTCAAAGGACGGTGAGGAATCAAATCGTCATGGAAAGGTACGATTAAACATCGATTCGGACGACGAAGATTTGGACCACGGAATGGAGGACGAAGAGGACGAGGAGGGTGATGGGCACATGAACG atGACGGTGGCGAAGGAATATCGGCAAGACCACGTCGGATGTCGGAGTACAAACAAGGAGGAACGGAAAAGCAACCGATTCCTCCGGgctcttctttttttatattctctcaGACGAGTCGATTCCGAGTGTTTTGTCATTGGCTGTGCAACCACAGTCATTTCGGAAACGTTATACTCGTTTGTATAATGGTGTCATCGGCTATGCTGGCTGCTGAAGATCCTCTCAGAGCTACGTCGTACAGAAATCAG ATATTAAATTCCTTCGATTATTTCTTCACGACGGTATTTACGATCGAAATACTCTTGAAAATGGTATCGTACGGTTTCGTGTTGCACGATGGAGCATTCTGCCGATCAGCGTTCAATCTTCTCGATCTTCTCGTCGTTTGCGTCTCTCTCATCTCGATGGTCTGGAG GTCTAACGCTATATCGATAGTCAAGATTCTTCGAGTTCTTCGTGTACTTCGACCATTGCGTGCCATCAATAGGGCCAAAGGCCTCAAG TACGTGGTGAAATGTGTGATTGTCGCCATTAAAACGATCGGCAACATTATGTTGGTCACCTACCTTCTTCAGTTCATGTTCGCTGTTATCGGGGTACAGCTCTTTAAG GGCAAGTTTTTCGCTTGCAACGACGAGTCCAAAGTCACCGAAGCCGAATGCCG AGGGACGTATTTGGTATTTGAAGACGGCAATATAAATAGACCGGTGATGAAAGGTCGAGCATGGAAGAGAAACGATTTCCACTTCGACGACGTAGCCAAAGCGATGCTCACGCTCTTCACGGTGTCCACGTTCGAGGGTTGGCCGAG CCTGTTATACGTCTCGATTGACTCGAATCGTGAGAACTACGGTCCAATTCACAATTTCCGACCGATAGTCGCGGCGTATTACATCATCTACATAATCATCATTGCATTCTTCATGGTCAACATATTCGTCGGTTTCGTCATTGTTACGTTCCAGAACGAGGGAGAACAGGAGTACAAAAATTGTGAGCTCGACAAAAATCAG CGTAACTGCATCGAATTTGCACTAAAGGCAAAACCAGTGAGACGCTACATACCGAAGCACCGTATACAGTACAAAGTGTGGTGGTTCGTTACGTCACAGCCCTTCGAGTACACGATATTCACCCTTATTATAATAAACACGATTACACTCGCGATGAAGTTCTACAATCAGCCGGATCCCTACACCCACGCACTCGACGTCTTGAACATGATATTCACTGCAGTCTTCGCTCTGGAATTCGTCTTCAAACTCGCAGCTTTTAGATTCAAG aACTATTTCGGCGACGCTTGGAACGTTTTTGATTTCATCATTGTTCTTGGTAGCTTCATCGACATTGTCTATTCCGAAGTTAAC CCTGGCTCCAATATTATTTCCATCAACTTCTTCAGGCTCTTTCGAGTTATGCGTCTCGTGAAATTGTTGAGCAGAGGCGAGGGCATCCGAACTTTGTTATGGACCTTCATTAAGTCTTTCCAGGCCCTCCCCTACGTCGCTCTTCTCATTGTAATGCTGTTCTTCATCTACGCCGTAATCGGAATGCAG gtttttggaaaaattgtccTCGACGACGACACTGCGATTCATCGCAACAACAACTTCCAAACTTTTCCTCAAGCTGTTCTCGTGCTCTTCAGATCCGCGACAG GTGAATCTTGGCAGAATATTATGCTCGCCTGCTCCTCGAGGCCTGGCAAAGTAAAGTGCGATCCGAAGAGCGACGACGAGAATAATCCTGCAGGCTGCGGCAACGACATTGCTTTCCCATACTTCATTTCCTTCTACGTGCTATGCTCGTTCCTC ATCATAAATTTATTCGTCGCCGTAATCATGGACAACTTCGATTACTTAACGAGAGATTGGTCCATTCTCGGACCCCACCATCTCGACGAATTTATACGTTTATGGTCCGAGTACGATCCAGACGCAAAGGGACGTATAAAGCACTTGGACGTTGTGACACTGCTACGGAAAATTTCACCGCCCTTGGGATTCGGTAAACTCTGTCCACATCGCGTTGCCTGCAAG AGACTCGTTTCTATGAATATGCCCCTGAACAGCGATGGCACAGTTCTCTTCAATGCGACGCTTTTTGCGGTCGTTAGAACTTCCCTTCGCATCAAAACTGAGGGCAATATTGACGAGTGCAACGCCTCCTTGAGGGCTGTTATCAAGAAAATATGGAAGAGAACGAGTCCCAAATTACTTGATCAAGTTGTACCGCCTCCGGGAG GTGACGACGAGGTAACAGTCGGCAAGTTTTACGCGACATTCCTCATACAGGACTACTTCCGGAGATTCAAAAAGCGCAAAGAGCAGGAAATGAAGGACGGCGACAAAGACTGCCAAAACACAGTGACACTGCAAGCGGGATTGCGAACCCTTCACGAGGCCGGTCCGGAATTGAAACGTGCTATCTCAGGAAACTTGGAAGAATTACTCGACGATAATCCCGAGCCAATGCACAGG AGGAATCACTCTCTTTTTGGAAGTGTGTGGTCGAGCATGCGAAGGGGTCATCAACATTTCCACAGAGCTAAATCCCTCAAGACGAGCGCCAACAACGCCCCAAAA GCGTCGCCAACAAACTCGATCGACTTTTTGCCGTACTCTTCGTTACAGCGAGCCGGTGTGCTCGATGGAGGCAATTCTGTCACTGCAAGATCACACCAAGTTGTGCCAAACGTAGCGGG GGGTTTGAGTGACAGTGCCATGAATCAGCTAGTGATGGACTCACGGCTGAGTGGTCTCGAGGAGAACATTCCTCTCCGACCACTCGCGGTTTTCGCTGATTCGAGACTCCAACCGTCCAACATTCAGAATCCTTACAAAGTCCTTGA TCTTCAGGACGGAATCGAGCGGCAGTTGACACCCCCCACTCCACCACCACGGAGGAACCTACCAGGGTCAACAACAGCGACCACCACAGCAACAACGAGTCAACCGTCGACGACTACGACAGCGACAAGCACAACTTCAACAACTACATCAACAAGCGCAACAACAACACCTGCAGCATCGTCCGGCGGAACAATCGCACTCACAACAACCGAACGTAACGATACGAGCACCGACTCAACGACAAGCCTCAGTCCAAGCCCGAGCTTCGGTTCTTCCTCCAACAGCGCCGCCTGTTATTATTCGTATGCGTCACGAGGCTGCTGCGTTGACTTAGTCGCCTGGGGTCATCAGCACG CAGCGTTGGAGGACGAAGAGGCAGACACGTCACCGGAAGAAGGTGGCTGTTCGAGCGCCTCAGGGAAGCGCAACAAGTGGCGAAAACGTACGAAAAAGAGCAAAACGACATTTTCAAACGGTACGAAGGGCGTAGCTGCTCTTGCACCGTCGACAAGATACAGTGCAACTGGTGGCGGGAGCTCGGGACCGCTCGAGAGAATCTcgtcgaaaacacgaaaaagACGAGACCACACGGGCGAGGGGGGAAAAGCGATTACGAGCCGAGGAGTCGATCCTACCGGCGGGAGAAACCCCAACAATGGCGATCGGAGCATCGCCAACGGTCTCAAACTTGCCCAGACTCAGGCGATCGCCGTTGCCGGATATCTCGCCGATGTCGACACGAGGCAATGGCGGGGCTGCGAATCCTGCTTCTCTCACAGGGCTTCTTTCCACGGCAGAG TTTCCTGGGCCGGCGAGAGTAACGGGGGCGTCGGAACAGAACGATTGTCTCACAGTTTGCCGGGCAGTCCGGCCGATCGAAAACCTAATTTCGAAGTCATCGGTAGCGCTGAAAGTCTCGTCGGTCGG GTACTGGTAGAGCAAGGCCTCGGGAAATATTGCGATCCtgatttcgtgaaatataCATCGAGAGAGATGCAAGAGGCCCTTGACATGACGAGGGAGGAGATGGATCGTGCTGCGCATCAGTTATTGCTGCAAGAGAGACGCGGTCACCCGTTGACTTTCCAGCTGCAACAGAGCATGGATCAGCACTGGAACGAGTCGAATCAACAGCAAGGCCCGAGAGAGATAGCTTATCAGCAACTGCGTGAGCCGCTCTCGTTcgagcaacaacagcaacagcaacatcaacatcaacagcaacaacagcagtaCCGTCATCAACAGCCGCCATCTTAG